From one Streptomyces sp. N50 genomic stretch:
- a CDS encoding S28 family serine protease yields the protein MRKALRWLLALTVLIGTLSTAGVATATAAQAGRPGQVADIKDQLLAIPGMSLVEEKPYTGYRYFVLNYTQPVDHRHPSKGTFQQRITVLHKDVSRPTVFYTSGYNVSTNPSRSEPTRIADANQVSLEYRYFTPSRPAPADWSKLDIWQAASDQHRVFKALKPIYTKNWIATGGSKGGMTATYFERFYPRDMDGVVAYVAPNDVVNNEDSAYDRFFTKVGTKECRDRLDAVQREALVRRDALEKKYAAYAAENGFTFTTVGSLDKAYEAVVLDYVWGFWQYSLLSDCDTIPANAQAATDDEIWTSVDTISGFSFYTDQGLDPYTPYYYQAGTQLGAPTIKFPYIEKKYLRYGYQSPRNFVPRSIPMRFQPNAMRDVDSWVRHHADHMLFVYGQNDPWGAERFAVGKGAKDSYVFTAPGLNHGANVAGLTTDQKALATARILAWAGVPATTTAQAKPLAPYDAKLDRQDVRREPALRP from the coding sequence GGCCGACCCGGTCAAGTCGCGGACATCAAGGACCAGTTGCTGGCGATACCCGGCATGAGCCTGGTCGAGGAGAAGCCGTACACCGGCTACCGCTACTTCGTCCTGAACTACACCCAGCCGGTCGACCACCGGCACCCGTCCAAGGGCACGTTCCAGCAGCGGATCACCGTGCTGCACAAGGACGTATCGCGCCCGACGGTCTTCTACACCAGCGGCTACAACGTCTCGACGAACCCCAGCCGCAGCGAACCGACCCGGATCGCGGACGCCAACCAAGTCTCCCTGGAATACCGCTACTTCACCCCGTCCCGCCCCGCCCCGGCCGACTGGTCCAAGCTCGACATCTGGCAGGCGGCCAGCGACCAGCACCGCGTCTTCAAGGCCCTCAAGCCGATCTACACTAAGAACTGGATCGCCACCGGCGGCTCCAAGGGCGGTATGACGGCCACCTACTTCGAGCGGTTCTACCCGCGTGACATGGACGGCGTCGTCGCCTATGTCGCCCCCAACGACGTGGTGAACAACGAGGATTCGGCCTACGACCGCTTCTTCACCAAGGTCGGCACCAAGGAGTGCCGCGACCGCCTTGACGCAGTACAGCGCGAGGCGCTGGTGCGCAGGGACGCGCTGGAGAAGAAGTACGCGGCGTACGCGGCCGAGAACGGCTTCACCTTCACCACCGTCGGCAGCCTGGACAAGGCCTACGAAGCCGTCGTCCTCGACTACGTCTGGGGCTTCTGGCAGTACAGCCTGCTCTCCGACTGCGACACCATCCCCGCGAACGCACAGGCCGCCACCGACGACGAGATCTGGACCTCGGTCGACACGATCTCCGGATTCTCCTTCTACACCGACCAGGGCCTGGACCCGTACACCCCGTACTACTACCAGGCGGGCACCCAACTCGGCGCCCCCACCATCAAGTTCCCGTACATCGAGAAGAAGTACCTCCGCTACGGCTACCAGTCGCCCCGCAACTTCGTCCCGCGCTCCATCCCGATGAGGTTCCAGCCGAACGCCATGCGGGACGTGGACAGCTGGGTCCGCCACCACGCCGACCACATGCTCTTCGTCTACGGCCAGAACGACCCGTGGGGCGCCGAGCGCTTCGCCGTCGGCAAGGGCGCGAAGGACTCGTACGTCTTCACCGCGCCCGGCCTCAACCACGGCGCGAACGTGGCCGGCCTGACCACTGACCAGAAGGCACTCGCCACCGCCCGCATCCTGGCCTGGGCGGGCGTCCCGGCCACGACCACGGCACAGGCGAAGCCCCTCGCACCGTACGACGCGAAGCTGGACCGCCAGGACGTGCGGCGCGAGCCGGCGCTCCGGCCGTAG